The following proteins come from a genomic window of Winogradskyella sp. PC-19:
- a CDS encoding M28 family metallopeptidase, with amino-acid sequence MRKIILAIALLNFTFGQSQTDPKIYDIIDDVSEERLRSDVKTLADFGTRHTLSDTISETRGIGAARRWIKGQFDNISKDCNDCLEVFYQQDLVKKGTNQRIVKDVMVVNVVAIQRGTKYPNRYVIMSGDIDSRVSNPADYTSDSPGANDNATGMAGAIEAARVLSKYKFESSIIYVGLSGEEQGLFGGQGLAKYAQDNNWDIVGVLNNDMIGNIKGVDGVIDNRTFRIFSEPVPANESERARRARRFYGGEVDGISRQLARYIHKNVKTYMPEMNPMMVYRLDRFGRGGHHRPFNDVGFAGIRIMEAHENYTQQHQDIRTENGINYGDTFEHVNFPYCKKITAVNAINLASIASAPPAPKNVGIGGIVQPSAKFSWEKVDGAVGYKIYWRDTTSPTWDNSRFVGDVNQFTLDGIVVDNFFFGVAAVGKDGHESIVAFPSKIIR; translated from the coding sequence ATGAGAAAAATAATTTTAGCCATTGCATTACTAAATTTTACCTTCGGCCAATCCCAAACCGACCCAAAAATCTATGATATTATTGATGATGTATCAGAAGAACGCTTACGAAGTGACGTTAAGACATTAGCAGATTTTGGAACAAGACACACCTTGAGTGATACAATTTCTGAAACAAGAGGTATTGGCGCAGCACGTCGTTGGATAAAAGGACAATTTGATAATATCTCAAAAGATTGTAACGACTGCTTAGAGGTTTTTTACCAACAAGATTTAGTGAAAAAAGGCACTAATCAGCGTATCGTTAAAGATGTTATGGTGGTTAATGTGGTAGCCATTCAACGTGGTACAAAATACCCCAACCGATATGTGATTATGAGTGGTGATATAGATTCGCGTGTCTCAAATCCTGCAGACTATACATCAGATTCGCCAGGTGCAAACGACAATGCTACAGGAATGGCTGGCGCAATTGAAGCAGCTCGTGTATTAAGCAAATATAAGTTTGAAAGCAGTATTATTTATGTAGGACTTTCGGGTGAAGAACAAGGTTTATTTGGTGGGCAAGGTTTAGCTAAATACGCTCAAGATAACAACTGGGATATTGTTGGTGTATTAAATAACGATATGATTGGAAACATTAAAGGCGTAGATGGCGTTATTGATAATCGAACGTTCAGAATATTTTCAGAACCTGTTCCTGCTAATGAAAGTGAACGCGCAAGACGCGCAAGACGTTTTTATGGTGGAGAAGTTGATGGTATTTCGCGTCAATTAGCCCGTTATATTCATAAAAATGTAAAAACATACATGCCTGAAATGAATCCAATGATGGTATACCGTCTAGACCGTTTTGGTCGTGGTGGACACCATAGACCTTTTAATGATGTTGGTTTTGCAGGTATTCGTATTATGGAAGCTCACGAAAATTACACGCAACAGCATCAAGATATTCGTACCGAGAACGGCATCAATTACGGCGACACTTTTGAGCATGTAAATTTTCCATACTGTAAAAAAATAACTGCTGTAAATGCTATTAATCTGGCAAGCATTGCTTCTGCTCCACCAGCACCAAAAAATGTTGGTATTGGCGGTATCGTTCAGCCATCAGCTAAATTTAGTTGGGAAAAAGTAGATGGTGCTGTGGGTTATAAGATTTATTGGAGAGATACTACATCTCCAACTTGGGACAATAGTCGTTTTGTTGGTGATGTCAACCAATTTACATTAGATGGTATTGTCGTCGATAATTTTTTCTTTGGTGTAGCTGCAGTTGGTAAAGATGGGCACGAAAGTATAGTAGCATTCCCAAGTAAAATAATCAGATAA
- a CDS encoding M23 family metallopeptidase, protein MSCSKKITSPSFIDFKVENDSIYVISKNKLHCPLYVKAIHRKTNKEILNQLESKGESVILKYPKNEIDSNKILKRYKFAGYYGRYPYQENDTNQMYTLPFQKGYESLVIQGYDGDFSHHGSFSAKCLDFEMAVGDTIVAAKDGIVVKIVSEHNKQGTTESFKKYGNYVMLYHKNNTFSQYVHIKQYGNLVKVGDSVKAKQPIALSGFTGWSTSPHLHFGVYKPEVNGLESIPIILDSIPAKNIKRGHILTKN, encoded by the coding sequence GTGAGTTGTTCAAAAAAAATAACATCACCTAGCTTTATAGATTTCAAAGTCGAAAACGATTCTATTTATGTGATTTCAAAAAATAAATTACACTGTCCACTTTATGTAAAAGCTATACATAGAAAAACAAATAAAGAAATATTGAATCAACTCGAGTCAAAAGGGGAATCTGTAATCCTTAAATATCCGAAGAACGAAATTGATTCTAATAAGATACTTAAGCGTTACAAATTTGCAGGATATTACGGAAGATATCCATATCAAGAAAATGATACCAATCAAATGTATACTTTACCTTTTCAAAAAGGATATGAATCACTTGTGATACAAGGCTATGATGGCGATTTTTCTCATCATGGCTCTTTTTCGGCTAAATGTTTAGATTTCGAAATGGCAGTTGGTGATACTATTGTAGCTGCAAAAGATGGTATTGTTGTAAAAATTGTATCTGAACATAATAAACAAGGAACTACAGAAAGCTTCAAAAAATATGGCAATTATGTTATGTTGTATCATAAAAACAATACATTCTCCCAATATGTACATATCAAACAATATGGCAATTTGGTAAAAGTTGGAGATTCTGTAAAAGCTAAACAACCTATAGCATTATCCGGATTTACAGGATGGTCTACGTCTCCACATTTACACTTTGGTGTATATAAACCCGAAGTAAATGGACTAGAGTCAATTCCTATAATTTTAGATTCTATACCCGCAAAAAATATAAAACGTGGTCATATTTTAACCAAGAACTAA
- a CDS encoding M1 family metallopeptidase, which yields MKILKHILFTGIILSSSLGMAQGLLNKKNNFTRQDTLRGSITPEREWWDLTYYHLDIEVKPDEKFISGKNTIQYKVLKPNQSIQIDLQSPMEITKVVQNGKELDVNHDGNAHFIQLEEKQNIGDVNSVIVHYKGFPREAKRAPWDGGFSWKKDNNGKHFIATSNQGLGASVWWPNKDHMYDEVDSMLISVTNPKGLTNISNGRLRKLEDLGDKVKSHWYVNNPINNYGVNVNIGDYVNFSEVYKGENGNLDMDYWVLKDNLEKAKEHFKDAPKMIKAFEHWFGPYPFYEDSFKLVEVPYLGMEHQSSVTYGNQYKKGYLGSDLSRTGWGLKFDFIIIHEAGHEWFANNITNKDVADMWIHEGFTAYSENLFLDYYYGKEASADYVIGTRANIRNDRPLIGKYNVNKEGSSDMYYKGANLLHTIRQIIEDDDLWREILRGLNEEFYHQTVTTKQVEDYINNYSWTSLTSIFDQYLRTEKIPRLDYKFEDDKFFYKWSNVIDGFDMPVKITLDNETSLFFPETKWKSTPIKTEVIVVDRNFYIDTKKL from the coding sequence ATGAAAATATTAAAACACATTCTGTTTACAGGAATAATCTTATCCTCTTCTTTAGGCATGGCTCAAGGTTTGCTTAATAAAAAAAATAATTTCACAAGACAAGACACACTTAGAGGAAGTATTACTCCAGAGCGCGAATGGTGGGATTTAACTTACTACCATCTAGATATTGAGGTAAAACCTGATGAAAAATTTATTTCAGGAAAAAACACCATTCAATATAAAGTTTTGAAACCTAATCAGTCTATACAGATAGACTTACAGTCACCCATGGAAATTACCAAAGTCGTTCAAAACGGTAAAGAACTAGATGTAAATCATGATGGAAATGCGCATTTTATTCAACTTGAAGAAAAGCAAAACATAGGCGATGTTAATTCGGTAATAGTGCATTACAAAGGTTTTCCTAGAGAAGCTAAACGTGCACCTTGGGATGGCGGGTTTTCATGGAAAAAAGATAATAACGGAAAGCATTTTATAGCCACGTCTAATCAGGGTTTAGGCGCCAGTGTTTGGTGGCCAAATAAAGACCACATGTACGACGAAGTAGACAGTATGCTTATAAGTGTTACTAACCCAAAAGGCTTAACAAACATATCTAACGGTAGATTGCGTAAACTCGAAGATTTAGGAGACAAAGTAAAGTCTCATTGGTATGTTAATAATCCAATCAATAACTATGGCGTCAATGTAAACATAGGAGATTACGTAAACTTTTCAGAAGTTTATAAAGGTGAAAATGGTAACCTTGACATGGATTACTGGGTACTAAAAGATAATCTTGAAAAAGCAAAAGAGCATTTTAAAGATGCTCCTAAAATGATTAAAGCTTTTGAGCATTGGTTTGGACCTTATCCATTTTACGAAGACAGCTTTAAGTTGGTTGAAGTTCCATATCTTGGTATGGAACATCAAAGTTCTGTAACCTATGGTAATCAATACAAAAAAGGCTACTTGGGAAGCGATTTGTCGCGAACTGGTTGGGGTTTAAAATTTGACTTTATAATTATACATGAAGCTGGTCATGAGTGGTTTGCAAATAACATCACTAATAAAGATGTTGCCGATATGTGGATTCATGAAGGTTTTACCGCTTATTCAGAAAATTTGTTTTTAGACTATTACTACGGTAAAGAAGCGTCTGCTGATTATGTTATTGGCACTAGAGCTAATATCAGAAATGACAGACCATTAATCGGCAAATACAATGTTAATAAAGAAGGCTCTAGTGACATGTATTATAAGGGTGCTAATTTATTGCATACCATCAGACAAATCATTGAAGATGACGATTTATGGCGTGAAATTCTAAGAGGACTAAACGAAGAATTTTACCATCAAACAGTAACAACTAAACAGGTCGAAGATTATATTAACAACTACTCATGGACTAGTCTTACATCCATATTTGACCAATATTTAAGAACTGAAAAAATCCCAAGACTAGACTATAAATTTGAAGACGATAAATTCTTCTACAAATGGTCTAATGTTATAGATGGTTTTGATATGCCAGTAAAAATAACTTTAGATAACGAGACGTCATTATTTTTTCCTGAAACCAAATGGAAATCTACACCTATAAAAACAGAAGTAATTGTTGTAGATAGAAACTTCTATATTGATACTAAAAAATTATAA